In Sus scrofa isolate TJ Tabasco breed Duroc chromosome 12, Sscrofa11.1, whole genome shotgun sequence, the DNA window aggtgaaCCTATCTAcggaagagaaacagactcacagacatagagaacagacttgtggttgccaagggtaagGGAGAAGGAGTGCaatggactaggagtctggggttagtagatgcaaactattacatttagaatagataggcAGTAAGGCTCTGCTCTACaccacaaggaactatatccaatcacttgcgatCGAACACGATAGAagataatagaaatttaaatgtatgtatgactgggtcaggttgctgaacagcagaaatcgacccaacatgataaatcaactatactttaataaaaaaaaaccctaaaaaaaataaaagacccttCTAACTGTCACCTGAATGAATTCAGACTTAACAAAGGCATTTCTTTCCATGTTGCTCATGGCATCCAAAATGGGGCAGATTTATGAAAACATGGacgtttaaaaaataaacctaaggacTAGCAGTTCACTGAATGTCACCCAGAGTTCCAGGGGCTTCTGTAGGGATGGCTATATGGGACTGCTAAGCTACTCTAGCTATTGGCTTCTCTGTATCCgggttctttttccttcttcttgtcTGGGGCTGAGCCCTCTGTGTGCTGTGGCCCCCAGATTCTGTGCACCAGGGCAGAGAATGCCAGGACGATCGTGCATATGGATAACGCCAAGCTGGCGGCTGACGATTTCAGGACCAAGTGAGTTTGGCCAGGGCCTGGGGCGAGAAACCGGGGCGGGTCCTTCTGCCCTCACATGCTTGGGGGCAGCGTTACTTTAATTTCACAGACAGCTGGGAAAAGCTCCAGTAGCCCAAGGTCTTCCCTGAGTTAGGTACTCAGTGTCGCCCCAGAGCTGACCTTGTCCTTGAACAGGTACGAGACGGAGCTGGCCATGCGGCAGCTGGTGGAGGCTGATACCAACGGCCTGCGCCGGATCCTGGACGAGCTGACGCTGTGCAAGGCTGACCTGGAGATGCAGGTGGAGTCCCTGAAAGAGGAGCTGATGTGCCTCAAGAAGAACCACGAGGAGGTGAGGCCCGGCGTCCGGCCCTGGGGAGCAGAGTGGGAAGAACGGGGCGATGGGGATTGGGGTGGGCGTTGGGTAGGTatttgtggaaattcctgggcctgcCCCATATCCTTTCTGTCACTGTGCCCAACTTAGTCCACCTTTCTGgacttccttatctgtaaaatggggctgccTGTATCAACGAGGCTGCGGTGAGAAGGAAATGCGGTCACGGGTCCCTTGGCTGGTGAGAAAGGCGCAGGCCCTTCCCTTCCGCATTTCTTGGCCTCGCGAGACAACCAGGTGCTTGTGGTGACTTGCTTTTCTCGCGAGACCCGCAGAGCAGGGGCGGGGCGGTGCACAAAGACCAGAGAGGTTGCTTTCCGGAAGTGGTGCGGGATGGCCCGTCTGTTGCTGCCAGGCTGGACGGCTGGGTGACCCCATGGTTTCTCGGGAGAGCGGGAACTGCGGtgcttttcttccttgttctccCCTCATCCTCgtgcctcttcttttcttccattcacACATAAGTACACGTAATCCAAGAGCCACACATCAACcctcttctttctgattttttcttctttcttgcagGTCCTTAGAGAGAAATCCCTCCATTCAGGTGCCTGGGTGCTGCCAAGCCCACCTGAGCcccgggttttttgttttgttttttctctctgcttccctgggTTGACTCTCACCCTCTTGATTTGGGATTTGAGCAAAGGGCCTCTGAATCTTGGCTGGGTTTCCTTAGGCTTAAGAGGCCATCTCAGTAACTATCAGTCACCACATACTTGCGGAGCGCCCGCGGGGACCTGACTCAGACCAGCTAAATCAGAAAACTGGGAACTGGCCCAGGAAGCCACTAATGAGGTCTCACACAGTCGGCAGCCTCAGCAACCACTTTCTCTCCTTGGCAGCCAAGCCTGGGAGGTGGCTGCCCTAATGTGGGCCTTGAACCAACTGATGCCGGGCTTCTGCTGCCTTCCTTCCCAGCTGAatgcaggctgggggtggggatggggtcaGGAAGACAGAGCACAGATTTCCCATCTTAATCCCCATGGAACAAACAAGCTCTCATGCTGCTTGCTCTTGGTTTCTGCCAAAGTGACAGGAAGCCCCTCCCATCCCAGCGGTGTCCCCGTGGAGCTGGCAGACCACTGGATACCACAGAGTCCACACAGGGCCCCTCTAATGTAGAGGTCTTTAGCATCCTTTGTTCCATCTCTTCGCACCTCCCTGGGGAGGTGAGCCACAATCGTGTGACTTCACACTAGCCTGGTGCTCTTGTGTCTTTCCAGGAAGTTGGTGCCCTCCAGGGACAGCTTGGGGACCGCCTGAACATCGAGGTAGACGCCGCGCCCCCCGTGGACCTGAACAGGGTGCTGGAAGAGATGCGTTGTCAATATGAGGCTCTGGTGGAGTCCAACCGCAGGGATGTGGAGGAGTGGTTCACCATGCAGGTGGGCCTCTCGCAGGGGGACTGGCCTCCCCAGGGTCCCTGAGAGGCACTCCCAACCTTCTCCTGTCTCTCCCATTGCAGATGGAAGAGCTTAACCAGCAGGTGGCCACCAGCTCTGAGCAGCTTCAGAGCTACCAGTCGGACGCCATTGATCTGAGACGAACAGTCAACATGCTGGAGATTGAGCTGCAGGCTCAGCATAGCCTGGTGAGTGCGAGGGGTGGGCACCTTTCCCCCAGCTCTGGGTCCCAGGCATCAGTGAGTGTAAGTGGAGGCATctagggaggaagaggaggaggaggagaggggaggggagaggaatgggggagggggagggggaggaggtccGGATTCAGCCACCATGCTTGCCTGTCCAGCCGACCTCTCCTGGAGGGAGATTCCTCCCAAGACCCAGCTCAGAGATCAATGGGTCACTTTTCAAATCTGCTGTGGGTTAAATGCCAGTCCCCAAGAAGGCTCGTTCTCTGCTTAGGTTGCTCTTCCAAACCTAAGCTTCTAGACCCTACCTGTggagctttaaaaaattctccatggagttcctatcgtggctcagcagaaacagatctgactagtatccatgaggatgcaggtttgattccttccctgctcagtgggttaaggatctggtgttgccatgaaccgtggtgtgggtcacagacgtggctcggatttggtggtgttgtggctgtggtggaggctggtggccacagctccgattagacccctagcctgggaacctccccatgctgcgggtgcagtcctaaaaaaccaaatgacaacaacaacactccaaaaccccccaaaacatcCATGCCCGGCTCCTCCATGTGTGAATTAAATCAGAGTCTCTGGAAGTGGGGCCTGGGCATGGGTGTTTTTTAGACGCTCCCACGTGATTCTAACATGCAGCCGGGGTTGAAGCCCACTGACCTCAGTGATGCTATGGTGGGTGTATGTGTGGAGGAGCCTGGTGAACCCCAGGACCAAGCCTGAAGAAGGAATAAGGGAGTTAGGATGAATGCGGGCTCAAACCCTGGGCTGTCACTTCCCAGCTGTTTAACCTTGAACAGGTCACTTGACCTTTCTGGGCTTCAGTGTAGCAGGCCCTTCCTACAGGCTCAGTGACTCAGGTAGGGGGGGCTCATTCCCAATCCCGAAGAGAGACttggctcttcctcttctttttttcaattgaatGAAAGATCCTTTAAATCATATAGTGCTTTgccattttcaaaagtttcattttcaaaagttgccattttcaaaagtttcatacACATGCTTTCATATAATCCTATAATCATTTCATATAATCATATAATCCTATAATCATCCTTTCCCTCCCCTTTActttctccccactggtaaccactagtttgttttactttttagatcccacatataagtgacatcagagagtaattgtctttctctgacttatttcactcagcttaatgccctccaagtccatccatgttgctgcaaatggccaaatttcattcttttttatggctgagtcgtattccattgtgtatatgtaccatatctttttaaaCCCTTGATCTGtaatggacagttaggttgtttccatatcttggctactgtgaatagtgctgccgtgaacactggggtgagtatatctttctgaattagtatttctgtttccttccaatatatacacaggagtggaattggtgggtcatatggtagttctatttttaatgttttgagacacttccatactgtttcccacagtggctgcttCCTGGTTCTTTCTGAGCCAGGCCACGGAAAATAGGTCCACTCTTCACAGTCGTCTTGTCTTTCCTTTTGCCGTAGAGGGACTCTCTGGAGAACACGCTGACGGAGACGGAGGCCCGCTACAGCTCGCAGCTGGCCCAGGTGCAGGGCCTGATCGGCAACGTGGAGGCTCAGCTGGCGGAGATCCGGGCTGACCTGGAGCGTCAGAACCAGGAGTACCAGGTGCTGCTGGATGTGCGGGCCCGGCTGGAGTGTGAGATCAACACGTACCGGGGGCTGCTGGAGAGCGAGGACTGCAAGTAGGTGGCATGGGCGGAGTTTGGTGCAGCTTATAGGAAGCAACAGATCTACCCATAAGATAGAACCCTGCCATGACTAGGAGGGGGTCAGGAAGCTGGGATGATCCGAAGAAGCCAGGTGGGTATTCAGCTGCCATCCCAAACCTGGCCCATTGGGACAATTCTGTTCTAGTTCCAGTCAACAGACTCCAAGGGCTCAGCATGTGCCAGGTGCCATGGGGGACTCTGAGGGGGAAGATGATAAGGCACCTGTTCTCAAGTTTTTTCCATCTGCTTAGGGAGAGAGACCGGCAACTGGAGATCGGGGTTGGGGGCTGGTTTGGGCACATGGGAGGACTCGGCACCTTCAcgtgatgagctgtggtgggaGAGGAGGCAGAAAAGATCAGGCGAGCCCCGTTCAGTGGGGAACCATGAGGGCCACATTGGGGAGGCGGGGCTCGACTTTACGGGCAACTGGGAGGCCTTGCTTTTTTTGAAGGGGAAATGCCTGGCTCCCTTACTAGACGGTAAACGTCTGGAACTCGGagacaatagaaaatatttttatccccTGCCTCTGGTACATAGCAGGTGTTTGGTAAATATTTCTTGACGGAGTCAGTAACAGCTCAAAGCAGCTTTCCAGGAAGATGGCACAGATGGCAGCAAGAAGGGCTGagtagagagagggaggaggagctggggggagCTGATCAGGAGGCCCTGGTCATGGTCAAGGTAATCAACAATGGGGACGGTCTGAACCAGGGCAGTGGCGGCATCTGACCCCAGCCGCGTTACAGGGAGAAGCGAGTAGCAGGGTGTGGTGGCTGTCTGGGTGCAGGATACCTCTGAGCCTTGGGTACCTGGTGCGCTGATTCTAGGTAGACATTCCGCCTCGTTGCTCTGTCATTGAGCATCTTGTCCTCCAGGGCAAGAGTTGCAAAGTCAGATGTTTTTCAAGGATCAGGCCGTTAACACGCATGAGTGACATAAGTCGCGGTGCGACACTGGAGAAGCAGGGAGCTATGCCTTGTCCAGCAAGGGTGGTGCCGCCTCCGCTCAGGGTCATTTCTACATGAGATGCAGATCCAGGACTGCCCCGGATCTTCTTCTTATTCAGGGAAGCTGGGAAtctggatttcttttctcttttttccctcttctttcctggctgccctgcggcatatggagttcctgggccagggatcagatctgagccgcagtttcggcttacaccatagctgtgggcaacaccggatccttttaacccacacACCGGCCTGGGAATCAAACTTCTGGGCACTGCAGAGATgtcactgatcctgttgtgccacagcgggaactctgggattTCTTTTCAATGTTAAGTTCTCCTGATTCTTTAACTATCttcaaccaattaaaaaaaaatacagtgccaGCCAAATAAAACACATTCTAGGCTGGATGCCCATCGCAGTCTCTGGGCTGTTTGGCCTCCGTCTAATGCCAGTGGGTCGTTTCTTGTTTTGAGCTCACACCCATTAGTTCTCTGagatcattctttttccttttgtcatgtATTCCTTCTATATTAATTGATGAATTTATCTTATTCCACACATTCTTGTTAAGGGCCCACTGGAGGCTAGGGAAGCAGGGTGGGCATCCATACATAGCTGCTGAAATCACTGCTTAGGGGGGAAGGCAGCCCACCAGAGAATAGAATAATGACAGATCACTCTGGAAGGCGGTACATGGTCCCATAGGGGAATTTGACACTGAGATCAGGGGAGGCTCCAGGGAGGATGTGACAGTTGAGTTGGAGGAGGCTTCCTCCTGGCAAAAATGGAAGCCACTGAGGTTTTGGGGCTGGTGGGGGCGGTGGTGGGGGGAAAGGCTGATATGGCTGTTTGTAGATCACTCTGGCCACGAAGCTGAGGATGGGTAGGAGGGGCAAGAGTGGGTGGGGGAGACCGGGGAGGAAGCTGCTGGGGTCATGGTGGAAGAGGATGAGGTTAGGACAGGGGAAAATGGAGTGGAGAAGGCGGGCAGTGGGTGCGATTGAgaggcttgggggaggggagagcattGCCGGGACTGGTTCCCAAGCGGAGCTGCTTTTTCTAATCCTTCCCACGGGCCTTTCTCCTGCAGGCTGCCTTGTAACCCATGCTCCACTGCTTCCTGTCCCAGAGTGCGTCCTCCTCCAGTGCACCCCGCCCGGTCGGCGTGCCCTGCACGGTCTGTGTGCCTGGCATGCCTTGTCCCCAGGGCCGCTTCTGAAGTCCCTCCGCGTCGCTGGATCCTGGAGGGACGGGAGCTGGGTGGCTGGTGCCTCCTCAGGTGGAGAGCAGTTCGGTGGCCACCGCGGGAGCAGGGCCAGCCCAGCGGGCAAGCAGGGCCACCAGCAGTGCCAGGAGGTGGGCTGTCCCCAGTGCGCTCTGATGCTGCAGGGGGCGCCCTAACTCCCACCTCTTAGAAATGTCAACTCTCCTTACGGTGGGCTAGTGGCTCTCTTTGCGGATGTTTCTGGTGGTCCCCGCTGCCTCAGAGTGGCGCTCTTTGTTAACTGGCCAATAAAGCCTCATTCACTGGCCCTTGCAAACATGACTTTCTCTACTCGTCACTGATGCTGCTCTCTCCACCAGCCAGTTCTCCTCATTTGCGCTCCAGAGGATTGTGGCCAagttctatctttatttttatgccCTTTCTCTTTGGTGAGAATTGAGAGGTATTTACTAAAAAGCCTGCATGCCATAAACCAGTTAAAACCAGGCCCTTGGGCCGGAGCCAAGTactaaaagaataaagagagaagggagatgaTTATGCCAGAACGGAGCGCTAGACTGCTCTTAATTAAGAATAATACTGTGATAACTCCGCCCCTAAACTTCATTACAGCTGGTACAATGGAATCAttgaatcattcattcattcaaaaaaatctGCATGAGCACGGTCCACCTTAGGAGCTGGCGAACCCACGTGATAGTCCTCCAGCCCCCTTGTTAATGCCCCATTTAATCTTTGGCACGAATCTGTAAAAACAGTACcattattttcttccctctataaatgaggaaacggaggcccagagaggttaagaaacttgcccaaggtcacacagctagacaGTGGTGGACCCAGGACTCAAATATAGGCCTTCAGTTCCCAGAGATGCTCTAGCAAGTCATATTCTGAGTCCTTCTTATTTGCAAGCACAGTTGGGTGCAGGGGATACCACCccccaaccaacaaacaaaaacaagtgatTTCCACTGTCCAGACACTTCTACTTAGAGAGGGAGCTCATCAGTGGAAGGGCTCACTCCTTCCTCAGTAAGagcctaataataataacaacgaTCATACCACTTATAAGGCACCTAGTCCTGGGTACTGTGTGGGTACCTGgtactgtgctgtacaccttacATAAACGAATTTATGCAGTTTTCATGACCACCCTGTAAGGGAGGCATTTTGTCCATTTTAGATATGGGAAACTAAGGCTTGGAGAGGGGTTTAGTCAGTTGCCCAAGTTTACAGGCAGGGACAAAGATGTGAACCCAGGTCTAGCTGGTTCCACTGCAGCCTTGTTCTAGCCCTTCTGCTACACTCCCCAAATTCCTACCTAGAAAGAGTAACACTGACAAAGATGGGGAAAGTACTTGCCGGAGGGAGAGTCAGGGCTTCGTGTAGCCGGCAGCACTTGGGATGGGCCTGGAAGGTTGACTCGTTTGTCTACGAGCACAAGACAAGTACAGGTACGTGGGGTCGGCAGGAAAGCAGAAATCCCGCCCAGGAGGCTGTGAGTGGCTCTGCTGGCTGGAGCGGCAGGCTCTGGGGAAAGACTGCTGGGGACGAGGCTCAAATGGTAGCAAAGTGTCAGCCCGTGGGGTGCCTTAGGTACCCCATGAAGAGCCTGGACGCCATCCTGAAGGCAGTGGGAGGGCTGCCGCAGGATTTGAGCCCAAGGATGACTGGAGTGGCATTTTAGAAAGTTCCACGGAGGTGTGTAAACAGGATGGCCGAGCGGCAGGGAGAAAGCTGGCGAAAAGCATATGAAGACGCTAACAGGACCTCAACTAAGGCGATGACAGTGGAAACGGAAAAATCAGGGGTCAATCTGAGAGGCTCGGTGAGGGACCCCAGGGGGCAATAGATCAGCCACGGCGGATTCAGAGGCGAGCGCCAGGAACAGGAATCTTGAACACGTTTCTGAACCTCACCCTCCAAACACATAGTTCCTCCTTAATGAGCTGAGGTGATGTTTCTATTAAGAATCTGCCCTCTGGACTTGCCAAGAAGTGGTAAGAAACAGATTGGATCCTGAAGCTGCCTGGGGCTCTCCAGGCATGAGCCCTCATGCACACCCGGCAGGAGACACAAACACGCTGCTTAGCCAGCTGTGGTTactggctggaggtgggggtaaAACTTCAATGAGCTGGAACGTCAAGAGAGAGGCGCTTCTGGCTCATGGGATATTCCAATAACTGAGCACCAACCAgcattcccccttttttttcttccttccttcctccctccctcccttccttccttggctacacctgcagtatctggaagtttctaggctaggggtccaaactggagctgcagctgctggcctacgccacagctcatgccaatgccggatccttgacccactcaccgaggccagggattgaatctgtgtcttcatggatattggtcaggcttgttgccactgagctatggcaggaactcctttcctcttAATTTCAATTCCTGTGCCAAATTTGTCTAGAATGTGCTTAGCTTAATACACACAATAGACTGAACAGAACCAAATCTTTGGTTCTAGAATCCCGGGCCTTTTCTATCCAATATGGTAGCCGCTAACTACAGGGGGCTATTTTAACTTTCAATGAAATAAgatgaagtaggagttcccattgtggcgcagtggttaacgaatctgacgaggaaccatgaggttgagggttcggtccctgcccttgctcagtgggttaacgatccggcgttgccgtgagctgtggtgtaggttgcagacgcggctcgaatccagcgttgctgtggctctggtgtaggccagcggctacagctccgactcaacccctagcctgggaacctccatatgccgtgggagcggcccaagaaatagcaaaaaaaaaaaaaaaaaaaaaaaaaaaaaaaaagaaataagatgaagtaaaatggaaaaatccaGTTCCTCGTtgtactagccacatttcaagtgcacaATACCTGCACGGGGCTGTTTTGTAGGTAtgtgcacttgaaatgtggctagtgcagataatggaatattttcaCTGTTGTAGAAAGTTCTGTTGGATACTGCAGTCTTAAACAGTCAGAATCCTAAGGAGTCTTAGGAGCTGGCCCAGCTTCTCTCATTTATAGACAAGGTGTCTAAAGCCCAGGGAAATGGAAAGATGTGCTCACGGACACACTACACAACAGGTGGAAACTGGGGCCAAGCATTACATTGCCAAGCCTAGTGGGTCTCCCTGCGCTATTTATGCTTTCTCTAAGTACCAAGGTTTATTATTATCTCGGGCTAATAAATGttttcccctctcctctgcttTCATATCACT includes these proteins:
- the KRT32 gene encoding LOW QUALITY PROTEIN: keratin, type I cuticular Ha2 (The sequence of the model RefSeq protein was modified relative to this genomic sequence to represent the inferred CDS: inserted 1 base in 1 codon), which codes for MTAKCSPASIKSCPRPSSVCSSSTSCRPELCLGYVCQPMTCVPSLCMPTTYRPASCLSKVYMAGSCRPSSCHLISGISSSLGSYSSVGSYSSVGTYGGYHEGSFNGNEKETLQFLNDRLAKYLEKVRQLEQDNAELESKIQEASQSQVPTLSSNYHSYFRTIEELQQKILCTRAENARTIVHMDNAKLAADDFRTKYETELAMRQLVEADTNGLRRILDELTLCKADLEMQVESLKEELMCLKKNHEEEVGALQGQLGDRLNIEVDAAPPVDLNRVLEEMRCQYEALVESNRRDVEEWFTMQMEELNQQVATSSEQLQSYQSDAIDLRRTVNMLEIELQAQHSLRDSLENTLTETEARYSSQLAQVQGLIGNVEAQLAEIRADLERQNQEYQVLLDVRARLECEINTYRGLLESEDCKLPCNPCSTASCPRVRPPPXAPRPVGVPCTVCVPGMPCPQGRF